The following DNA comes from Halorhabdus tiamatea SARL4B.
ACGAAGAATGTGAAAATAGAAGAACAACCCGAGGAGCAACTCGATGTGGTTGTCAAAGAGGTACGTTACAACGGCTCGCAGATCTCCAATGGGACGACCGTCGAGGCGGGAGCAACCCTCGAAGCCGACGTCGCAGTCAGCAACGCAACCCAGCCAGTCACGAAGCCGGTGTGGCTCGAGTTCGCTGGTGAAACGGTCGCGTTCAACTCCGGCGTGACTGTCAATGCGAATTCGAGCCACACCGTGACCCTGACGTGGAACGTTCACGAAGCGATGAATGGTTCCGATTTGGTGGCGAAGACAGCCCACGATAGTGATCTCTTCGACCTGACGATCGAACCCGTCCGGACGTCGACGATGCCGTTGACGACACCCGGCGGGGAGCCGATAGACGTCGACCTCGATAAACTCGCAATCGGATAACCCGCTCATCTGGCACCTCCGCTGGCCCGACGGGCGTCAGGCGAGTCAAATCGACCAGTGTCCCCCAGAACTCACGTCCAGTCGGTCTCCGAGCGGGCGTCCGGAACCGCTCCCGGTACTCGTCGAGTCCGTGGTGTGGCGTCCGCTTCGGTCGCGTGCGCATCGTCGTACTATCCAGTCGCTCTCTTTCGAGCTTCCAAGCGGGTGTCCACTTTGTCGCACCCGCTTGGAAACACCAGCAGACGCCTCGCACTGCTCGGCGTCTCCTGATACTGCCGGCTGTAACAGACTGAAGGAATTCGCCACCCCGGTGTGGCGTATATCTTTACGAACTTACAGCCGGCAGTATGAGCCTCCGCGTTCGCGTGTCTTTGACACGCTTCACGCGGAAACACCGATAGACTCCTTCGAGAGGTCGTCGTCTATCGAGCTTCGCCGTTCGCATGCTAATCGCATGCTCACGGCGAAACACTACCCTTTTACCACGCCTACCGGTAGGAACGCATATCATGGGCCGACGCAAGAAAATCGTACAGGAATGTGAGACGCTGATGGACAAACCGGAGAACATCCGGAACATCGCCATCGCGGCTCACGTCGATCACGGAAAGACGACACTGACTGACAATCTCCTCGCTGGTGCGGGCATGATCTCCGACGAGACCGCCGGCGAACAGCTCGCGATGGACACCGAGGAGGACGAACAGGAACGCGGGATCACCATCGACGCGGCGAACGTCTCGATGACCCACGAGTACGAGGACACCAACCACCTCATCAACCTCATCGATACCCCTGGCCACGTCGACTTCGGCGGGGACGTCACCCGCGCGATGCGGGCCGTCGACGGCGCACTGGTGGTCGTCGACGCCGTCGAGGGCGCGATGCCCCAGACCGAGACGGTGCTCCGACAGGCGCTCCGCGAAGGCGTCAAGCCGACGCTGTTCATCAACAAGGTCGACCGCCTCATCTCCGAACTCCAGGAAGGGCCGGAGGAGATGCAGGAGCGCCTGCTCGCGGTCATCCGCGACGTGAACGAACTCATCCGCGGGATGACCGAGGAGATGGACGACATCGAGGACGACTGGACGGTCTCCGTCGAGGAGGGCACCGTCGGCTTCGGGTCGGCGCTGTACAAGTGGGGCGTCTCGATGCCCTCGATGCAGCGCACCGGGATGGACTTCGGCGAGATCATGGAACTCGAGCGCGCGGACAAGCGCCAGGAGCTCCACGAGCGCACGCCGCTCAGCGACGTCGTCCTCGACATGGTGTGTGAGCACTTCCCGAACCCCGTCGACGCCCAGCCCCGTCGTATTCCACGTATCTGGCGTGGCGACGCCGACAGCGACGTCGCCGAACAGATGCAGTTCGTCGACGAGGACGGCGAGGTCGTCCTGATGGTCACCGACATCGGCATCGACCCCCACGCCGGCGAGGTCGCCGCGGGTCGCGTCTTCTCCGGGACGATCGAGGAAGGCCAGGAACTGTACGTTTCGGGAACCGCGGGCAAGAACCGCGTCCAGAGCGTCGGCATCTACATGGGTGGCGAACGCGAGGAAGTCGACGAAGTCCCTGCCGGCAATATCGCCGCCGTGACTGGCCTGAAGGACGCCATCGCGGGCTCGACGGTTTCGAGCCTCGAGATGACGCCCTTCGAGTCGATCGAACACATCTCGGAGCCGGTCATCACCAAGAGCGTCGAGGCCCAGCGCATGGACGACCTGCCGAAGCTCATCGAGACGCTCCAGCAGGTCAGTAAGGAGGACCCGACCATCGAGATCGAGATCAACGAGGACACCGGCGAGCACCTGATCTCCGGGCAGGGCGAACTTCACCTCGAAGTCGTCACCCAGCGCATCGAGCGCAACCAGGGCATCCCGATCACGACCGGCGAACCGATCGTCGTCTTCCGGGAGGCACCCCAGGAAGCCAGCCGCGAGGTCGAGGGGATTTCGCCGAACCGCCACAACCGCTTCTACATCACCGTCGAACCGCTTTCCGAGGACATCGTCGACGCGATCCAGCTCGGCGAGGCCTCGATGGACATGCCCGAACTGGAGCGTCGTGAAGCACTCCAGGAAGCCGGCATGGACAAGGACACGTCCCAGAACGTCGAGCACATCCACGGGACGAACGTCATCATCGACGACACGAAGGGGATCCAGCACCTCAACGAGACGATGGAACTCGTCCTCGAAGGGTTCGAGGAGGCCTTGAACGACGGGCCACTGGCCGCCGAGCCGGTTCAGGGCTCGCTCATTCGCCTCCACGACGCCCGGCTCCACGAGGACGCCATCCACCGCGGTCCGGCCCAGGTCATCCCGGCCGTCCGCCAGTCGCTGCACAACGCCCTGATCGACGCCGAGATCCGCCTCCTCGAACCGATCCAGGACGTCCGCATCGACGTCCCCAACGAGCACATGGGTGCCGCGAGCGGCGAGGTCCAGGGTCGTCGTGGCCGCGTCGACGACATGTACCAGGAAGGCGACCTCATGGTCGTCGAGGGCATCGCGCCCGTCGAGGAGATGATCGGCTTCTCCAGCGACATCCGGAGCGCGACCGAGGGTCGTGCGTCCTGGAACACGGAGAACGCCGGCTTCCGCGTCATGGCCGACAATCTCCAGCCGGAGAAGATCACCGAGATTCGCGAACGCAAGGGCATGAAGACCGAACTGCCCGAAGCGATCGATTACTTCTAGAGACCACCTTTTTACTTCAGAGGGTCGCCGACGGCGACCCTCTGAAGTAAAAAGGTGGTCTTGCTGAGCGAAGCGAAGCAAGGCTCGGAAGACGAACGGAGTGAGTTTTCTGGTGGACCAAAAACATCCGAGCGCCTTCGGCGCTCGGGGAAACGACGGCGCAAGCGCCGTCGTATGCTTGTCGCTTGTTGTTTGTTGATTCAACAACTGGTCCGGGGGCCCGCTATCCGTTCATGGTCGGTGCTTTTCACGCCGGTAGATATATTTCATCGGACGTCGTGTGTCGGAGGGCATGGAGTACACGACACTCGGTTCGACCGGAATGGAGGTCAGTAAGATCGCGCTGGGCTGTATGAGTTTCGGGAGTCAGGACGACTGGATGCTGGATGCGGAGGAGGGCCGGGAACTCGTCGAGCGGGCGATCGACCTCGGCGTCAACTTCTTCGACACGGCAAACACGTACTCGTCGGGCGAGAGCGAGGAGATCCTCGGCGACGTCCTCGCGGAGTACGACCGTGACGAGCAGGTCGTCGCGACGAAGGTCCGCTTCTCGGGGGCGAAGGAACACCGCAATGCGGAGGGCCTCTCCCGGAAGACCATCGAGCAGGAACTCGACGCCTCCCTGGAGCGTCTCGGCATGGACACCGTGGATCTCTACCAGATCCACCGCTGGGACTACGACACGCTGATCGAGACCACGCTCCGGGCGCTCGACGATGCGGTTCGGCGTGGGAAGGTCCGGCACATCGGAGCCTCCTCGATGTGGGCCCATCAGTTCCAGAAGGCGCTGCACGTCAGCGATCGGGAGGGACTCGCGCGCTTCGAGACGATGCAGAATCTCTATCACCTGGCCTACCGCGAGGAAGAACGTGAGATGTATCCCGTCTGTGACACGGAGAACATCGGCGTCATGCCGTGGTCGCCGCTGGGGGCGGGCTATCTCACGCGTCCGCACGACGAGTTCACGTCGACAGCGCGTGGCGAGCACGAACTCGACTACGGAACGCCGTATCACGAGGGGCCGGGCAGCGAGGAGATCAACGACCGCGTCGCCGAACTCGCTGCCGACTACGGGGTGACGATGGCCCAGATCGCGCTGGCGTGGCACTTCCAGAACGAGTACGTCGACGCGCCGATCGTCGGAACCTCGAGTATCGAACACTTAGAAGACGCCGTCGAAGCGCTGGAGATCAACCTCAGCGCCTCGGACGTCGAGTACCTCGAAGAACCCTACGAACCAGTCGAAGTTTTCGGCCACGAGTGAGCCATCGCGGGTTCGGTGGAGGTCTCCCGCCGAGGCACGTCGCCCGTCAGGCTTAACTCCCCCTCCGTCGAAGGCCGGATACTCAGATGCCAGAAGTAGAGATCACGATTCCGGATCATCTGGAGATGCAGATCGCCCAGCTAGTCGAGGAAGGCGAGTTTCTCAACCGCGAGGAGGCGATCGAGGACCTCCTCTCAACGGGGCTGAAGGCGTATAAGACGAGTGGCCCGATCGACGACGAGGAGGAACCGGGCCTCGAAGAAGACGGCATGATGGGACACGACGACGAGTACGTCTTCTGAGACGAATTTTCAGACCGCCGGGTGCCCGAAGGAGTGGCCGCCCGGCTGAGAGCAAACAGTCGTTCGGCAGGTCTGTGACGTCTGGTAGGTGTTCCCGGGTAATCCTTATGCCGGACTCAACCTAACGTATCCGTACCATGCATAAAGACGAACTGCTCGAACTTCACGAGGAGATGGTAACGATCATGGACTATTTCGACCGGCAGGAAAGCGTCGACAGCGAGTTGTTCGAACCGTACAAAGAACTCGACGTGACTCCCGCCGACGTTCATATGTCCAAAAGCGAGCACAAACACGCCGTCTTCGTCCTCGGCAACGCGCTGGCGAACGCGATGAGCGAAGACGAGTTCTCCGACGCCGGCCGCGTCGGCAAACGGATGAAAGAACTCGCCGAAGACGCCGAAAGTAAGCTCTGAGGTGGCGGCGTCTATTGCCATCCGGGCGGGAAATCGTCGAGACAGCAGACATTCGCCCGTTTTCTCAAGTTTACCGTCGCCCAGCGCTCATTCATTTTCGAACGCGGGCTCGCGCTGGTCGATGAACGCGCCCGCGCCTTCGACGTGTTCGCTCGTTCCGAACCGGCGTCGCCGGGCGGCGCGTTCGGCCTCCATTGCTGTATGCAAAGACTGTGGCCCGTTCGCTGTGAGTAACTGTCCGGTCTCGCGCGTCGCTTCGGGAGGGCCGGACGCGACTGTTTCGACGAACGCGTCGAGTCGTTCCTCGAACTCACCGGTCGGAAACACTCGCTTGAACAACCCCAATTCCTTCGCGCGCTCGGCATCGAGTAACTCGCCAGTATAGAGGAGTTCGGCGGCCCTCGATTCACCGACGGCCGTCGGGAGGAGTGTCGAGACGCCGGCCCCGACTGGCATCCCGACGCGGTGAAAGCCAAAGCCGATCGACCCGTCCTCGCTCGCGACGACCACGTCACACGCGAGGGCGAGTGCCCCGCCGGCCCCGAACGCCGGTCCGTCGACAGCGGCGACGGTGGGTGCTGGAAACCCATAGAGGCGTTCGATCAACGCGTCGATCCGTTCGAGGCGGTCGACGAATGCCGCCTCGGAAAGCTCGCCGCGTGCGCCGGCGACGATCCCCTCAAGATCACCGCCGGCACAGAACGTCTCGCCCGCGCCGGCGACGACGAGACACGCGGCGTCCGCGACGCTATCGAGTGCGTCGTGAGCCGCCGTGACGATGTCCGGCGTGAGAGTATTGCGCCCCTCGGCGTCCGTGATCGTCACCGTCGCAACCCCGTCTTCGAGTGTCCACTCGAGCGGTTCGCTCATACGATGAGATGGTGTTGTCGACCCAAAGTATCTCCGCTGGCCCCAGTCGATGTTTCGGTGCAGGAATCCGCCCGTGGATTGACGTGGGTTCCGTTCCAGGATGACGCATGCGCATCCACTGGCACCGCCGGGACCTCCGAGTCGCCGACAACCGCGGGCTCGCTGGCGACAACATCGAAGCGGGCGAGGGACCTGTCCTGCCGGCGTTCGTCTTCGATCCGGCCGTCCTCGCTCACGCCGGGCCGCCGCGAGTCGCCGCTCTCCTCGAAGCCGTCTCCGAACTCCGGGACGCCTACCGCGAACGCGGGAGCGACCTCGTCGTCGCCCGCGGCGACCCACAGACTGTTCTCCCGACGCTCGCCGACGAGTTCGGGGCTGAACGCGTCACCTGGAACCGTGATTATACCCGACTCGGCCGCAAGCGCGACGCGGCCGTCCGGGAGGCGCTCGACGACGCCGGCGTCGAGCGAGCGGCTGTTCACGACGCTGTCCTCCACGAACCGGGGACGATCCGGACGAACGACGGCGACCCCTATCAGGTGTTTACGTACTTCTGGAAGAAGTGGCGCGACCGCGAGAAGTCACCAGCCGTGGACGCGCCAGCGCCCGCTGCCCTCGCCGACGTCGAAGACGATACACCGGTTCCGACGCTTGCGGATCTCAGTGTCGACGAGCCGGCGGCGTCGCTTCCGACCGTCACGTCGACTGCAGCCCGCGAACGTCTCGCGGATTTCTGTGCCGAAGACATCTACCGCTACGAGGACCGCCGGGACTACCCGGCCGACGGTTGCACCTCCCGACTCTCACAGCACCTCGCGTACGGGACGATCGGGATTCGTGAGGTCTACGAGGCGACAGAAGAGGCTTACGCACGTTCCGACAGCGACGCGGAACGCGAGTCCGTCCGAGAGTTCCAATCCCAACTCGCGTGGCGGGAGTTCTACACCCAGGTTCTGTGGTTCAATCCCTCGGTGGTGACCGAGAACTTCAAAACCTACGAGAACCCGATCGAGTGGCGGTCGGATCCGGAGGGCTTGCAGGCCTGGAAAGACGGCGAGACTGGCTACCCGATCGTCGACGCCGGGATGCGCCAGCTCGAGGCGGAGGCGTACATGCACAACCGCGTCCGAATGATCGTCGCGTCGTTCCTGACGAAGGATCTGCTGATCGACTGGCGGAAGGGCTACGACTGGTTCCGGAAGCGACTCGTGGATCACGACACCGCAAACGACAACGGCGGCTGGCAGTGGGCCGCCTCGACCGGCACCGACGCACAGCCGTACTTCCGGATCTTCAATCCGATGACCCAGGGCGACCGCTACGATCCGGACGCAGAGTACATCCGGGAGTACGTCCCTGAACTCGACGGCGTTCCGGCCGACGCCATCCACTCCTGGCACGAACTCGACCCCGGGACGCGCGAGATGCACGCCCCCGACTACCCGGCCCCGATCGTCGACCACGCCGAGCGACGCGAAGCGGCGCTTGCGATGTTCGAGGCAGCGCGCGGCGAAGACTAGCCCACAACCACCGGACGATCCGCTGACCAGTCGTTGCAGTGGCCCGAAATTTACGGCCTGGAGATACACCGATCGACGGCAGCTCGCTGACCCGCTGATCGACTGGTGTTTCGGTCCAACGCCACGCTTTCCGTCGGTCCATGTTCCACGATAGCATTTGGCTTCTAAAGGTTTAACAGGAGTCCGTTCGTCAGAAAAGATGGAGGAAATTCACATGTCCGAACGTTCAAACCCCGAACTGCCGTCCCTGCCGTACGACTACGACGCCCTCGAGCCGCACATCTCCGAGCAGGTCCTGGAGTGGCATCACGACACCCACCATCAGGGCTACGTGAACGGTCTCGACGCCGCCGAGGAGACCCTCGCCGAGAACCGCGCGTCGGGCGATCACAGCACGACCGGCGGCGCGCTGGGTAACGTTACCCACAACGGCTCCGGTCACTACCTGCACACGCTGTTCTGGGAGAACATGTCCCCGAACGGCGGTGGCGAACCCGAGGGCGCTCTCCTGGAACGGATCGAGGAGGACTTCGGCTCCTACGACGCCTGGAAGGCCGAGTTCGAGGCCGCAGCCGGTGCCGCGGGTGGCTGGGCACTGTTGGTCTATGACCCTGTCGCCAAGCAACTCCGGAACGTCGCGGTCGACAAACACGACAACGGTGCGCTGTGGGGCTCCCACCCGATCCTGGCGCTCGACGTCTGGGAGCACTCCTACTACTACGACTACGGACCGGACCGCGGCAGCTTCATCGACGCCTTCTTCGAGGTCCTCAACTGGGAGAAAGTCGCCGAGGAGTACCAGAAGTCCCTCGATCACTTCGAGTAAGTCCCTCGATCACTTCGAGTAAGTCCCTCGATCACTTCGAGTCAGTCGCCCGGTCAATTCGAGTCAGTCGCTACCCCTACCTCACGTTTTTGCGGTCAGATCACCACGATGTAGCTCGCCTTCGGTCGTGAGCGCGACGCACATTCAGAACAGACCGTCCGGCCCTCGAACGTGACCTTTAGGCATCCCATCGGCGTATCGAGTGGTATGCCACGCCCGAGAGACGAGTTCGACGACCTGCGACCGCTGGAGTTTCGCGAACCCGAAGACGTCCTTGCGGCCGACCGGATGTACACGATCTACGAGGTAGCCAAGTTGTTGCAGGGCCTCGACCCCGAGGCCGACCTCGACGTCGAGACCGAGAACGTCCTGCTTGACTGGGCGATCCCGTGGATGCTCAAGTACGCCGAATCGTTCGTCTTCGCCGAGCCGGCCGGCGACGACGAACCCGGCTACTACGGCCTCGCGACTGACGCATGAAGCTGCTCGTCGCGGGCGCTGATCGGGTCGACGCCGGCAAGACCACCTTCTCGACGGGGTTGCTCGAACGCACTGGCGCGATCGGATTCAAGCCACGGGCGGGCAACGACTACTGGTTCGACCACGACGACTACCGCCGGGCGATCGCGGACGGTCGCCTCTACGGGAAAGACGCCAGGCGACTCGCGGCGGCGGGCCCCGGCGAGCGGTCGCCCGAATCACTGAATCCGATCCATCGACTCTGGCGGCCGAGTCCGGGAGAGGGCTCCGGCCTGCTCGGGCAAACTGACCGGGAGTTCGTCCTCGATCGGGTGGGGGACCGTTTCGTCGTCAACGGGACGGTCGAGATACCCGACTCAGCCCGCGAGCACCTCCCGATTTCGGAGGGTGCCACCGTCGAGTCGCTCCAGGAGTTCAACGCTGTCATGCAGCGTCTCCACGTCCCGGCACTGGACTCGATCCGCGAAACCGTCGAATCGGCAGATCGGGCTGTCGTCGAGTCATACGGGAACATCGCTCGCCCGGTAGCAAACCTGTCGCCTGACGCCGTCGCAGTCGTCGAACCTGGCCGTGTCCGGGTGTATCCGGGCAACCGCTACGAGAAGGCCTGTCGGGTCGCCTCCGGATCGGCCAGAGAGGGCCAACTCGAGGAGCGCGTTCCCGCGGTGGTCGATCTGATCGACCCGGTCGCCACTGTCTCGCTACCGGCACTCGACACTGATCGACGACGGGATCCGGCTGCGATCGCCGAAGCCTACGATCACGCTTACGACGCCGTCCTCGCTGCAGCCTTCGAGTGAGCACGGGTAGAACGGACGCTCAAAATCGTGCCGCCTGGCCGGCGAGTTCGATAGTCTGGTAGGGCTCGGTCTGGACCGGACGGCCGTGGCCGGCGTACATTACCTCCAGGCCGGGCTCGACAGTCTCCAGGACTCGCCGGATGCTTTCGACGAGTAGCGAACGGTCGCCTTCTTCGAGATCGGTCCGGCCGAATCCACCGTTCTCGAAGACCAGATCGCCCGCAAAGAGAATTTCAGGCTCGGCGGCGTACAGACAGAGGTGATCGTCCTTGTGGCCTGGTGTGTGCAGGGCCGTGTAGGTGTGATCGCCCAGCACGACGCTGTCGCCGTCGGCGATCGCTCGTTCGACGCCAGAGGCGTCTAGGTCGTAGCCAAAGACCGGGACGTCGAAGGCCGTCGTGACTGCTTGTAGATTGCCGACGTGGTCGGGATGGGTGTGCGTCAGGACGACGGCGTCGATCGTCTCGACGTGTTCCCGGACGCGCGCGATCACGTCGAAGTCGTTGCCGACGTCGACGAGTACCGTTCGGTCGCCGGTCACGAGATAGACGTTGCTGGTGAACCCCTCGACGCCTTCGGCGAGATTGCTGATCATACGGGCGAAAGTACGTCGAGACGCTTCAGGCGTTCGGGTCGTCGACATTCCGATACCGCTTCGACGATCGCGTCTTGCCGAAAGTAGCCATCCAGACCCACAGGGCTATGTACCCGGAGCTAAATACCACCAGATAGATGGCCGATGTCAGGTTCCGAACCACCAGTCGTCCTCATCGTTGAAGACGAGCCGGACGTCGCCGAGACGTACAAACTCTGGTTACAGGACGAATACGAGGTTCGCATGGCCGAGAGTGGATCGACGGCCCTGGAGATGCTCGACGAGACCGTCGACGTGGTGTTGCTCGACCGGATGATGCCGGGGTTGTCGGGTGACGAAGTCCTGGGGCGGATCCGCGACAGTGACAGCGACTGCCGGGTCGCGATGGTGACCGCCGTCGAACCCGACTTCGACATTCTGGAGATGGGATTCGACTCGTATCTCACCAAACCGATCCGGAGCGACGAACTCCATGACACCGTCTCAAATTTGCTCGAACGGTCGACCTACGACGACCTGCTCCAGGAGTATTACTCGCTGGTCGAAAAGCAGGCGACGCTCGAAGCGACCAAGAGCCACGCCGAACTCGCCGAAAGCGAGGAGTATCGAGAACTGACCGAGCGCGTCGACGAACTCGATGACGACCTCTCAGAGACCCTCGGCGGGGTCGAAGACGACGAGGACTTCATCGCAACGCTTCGGGAGTTGAGCAATGGCGACGAACACTGATCAACCTGGGACAATGTACGATCTCTCATCAGTACTCGACGTCGAAGCCCTCGAGGCCGTCAGGCCCGGGTCGAGTATCCTGATCTCCGGCCCCGCGATGACTGGCAAACAGGGACTGGCCTACGACGTCCTCGCGGACGGGGTGACGGACGGACAGGGTGCGATCATCGTCTCGACGGGCGATCGCGCGGAGACTGTCGTGAACGAGTTCGCCGGTCGAGTCGGTACCGACGACTTCGAGTTGGGCGTCATCGACTGTGCCGGCGATCAACAGACTGGCGAATCAAGCGTCGGAAACGACGTGTTCACCCATCGTGTGAACTCGCCCGGCGACCTGACGGGTATCGGAATCGGGATCACGGAGGCGCTCGAGGCGCTCCACGGTCGTGGCGCAGATCGTGGCCGGCTCGCGCTCTCGTCGCTGTCGACGATGCTCACCTACACCGACCGCAAGACCGTCTTCAAGTTCTGTCACGTCCTCTCCTCGCGACTCGAGGCCGCCGAATATCTCGGGCTGTTCACGATCGACGCCAGTGCGCACGACGAACAGACGCTACAGGTGATCAAGCAGGCCTTCGACGGGATGATCGAGATTCGCGAGAACGACGGCAAACGGGAAGCCCGCGTCCGTGGATTGACCGCCGAACCCAGCGAGTGGGTCGAACTGTAGGTCCGCCGGTCCAGTGTCTCTCAGTCGTGTCCGTCGCCCGGGTCGTAGCGTTCGGCTTCGTCCCAGTGTTTTCGGAACTGCGATTCCAGTTCGAGTGCGAACGACGGGTCTTTGACGTTGAGCAATCCGATGACAGCGTCCTGTTCCATCGGGTTGATGACTTCGAAGCAGAGTTCGACGTAATTCAATCCCAGGCCGAGACCGACGAGGCGTTCGCGGCCCGCCTCGAACGTAACGACCTCACGGAAAACGGCGTTCCGGACCGGAATCTGGAGCCGATCTACGACGAGGTGATGGCATCCGAGTCCGGTGATCGCGCTCGTGAATATCTCACCGAGGACAGACAGGCGACGAAAGTCGTCTACCAGGTCAAAGCCAGCGCGAGCCAGAAGGACGTGACCGAGGACGCACGGACACTCGCCGCGGACGCCAGATTCGACGCCACCGCGACGGGTGACATCGTCGTCTTTCG
Coding sequences within:
- a CDS encoding ribbon-helix-helix domain-containing protein — encoded protein: MPEVEITIPDHLEMQIAQLVEEGEFLNREEAIEDLLSTGLKAYKTSGPIDDEEEPGLEEDGMMGHDDEYVF
- a CDS encoding DUF5827 family protein; translated protein: MPRPRDEFDDLRPLEFREPEDVLAADRMYTIYEVAKLLQGLDPEADLDVETENVLLDWAIPWMLKYAESFVFAEPAGDDEPGYYGLATDA
- a CDS encoding ATPase, which produces MKLLVAGADRVDAGKTTFSTGLLERTGAIGFKPRAGNDYWFDHDDYRRAIADGRLYGKDARRLAAAGPGERSPESLNPIHRLWRPSPGEGSGLLGQTDREFVLDRVGDRFVVNGTVEIPDSAREHLPISEGATVESLQEFNAVMQRLHVPALDSIRETVESADRAVVESYGNIARPVANLSPDAVAVVEPGRVRVYPGNRYEKACRVASGSAREGQLEERVPAVVDLIDPVATVSLPALDTDRRRDPAAIAEAYDHAYDAVLAAAFE
- a CDS encoding elongation factor EF-2, with translation MGRRKKIVQECETLMDKPENIRNIAIAAHVDHGKTTLTDNLLAGAGMISDETAGEQLAMDTEEDEQERGITIDAANVSMTHEYEDTNHLINLIDTPGHVDFGGDVTRAMRAVDGALVVVDAVEGAMPQTETVLRQALREGVKPTLFINKVDRLISELQEGPEEMQERLLAVIRDVNELIRGMTEEMDDIEDDWTVSVEEGTVGFGSALYKWGVSMPSMQRTGMDFGEIMELERADKRQELHERTPLSDVVLDMVCEHFPNPVDAQPRRIPRIWRGDADSDVAEQMQFVDEDGEVVLMVTDIGIDPHAGEVAAGRVFSGTIEEGQELYVSGTAGKNRVQSVGIYMGGEREEVDEVPAGNIAAVTGLKDAIAGSTVSSLEMTPFESIEHISEPVITKSVEAQRMDDLPKLIETLQQVSKEDPTIEIEINEDTGEHLISGQGELHLEVVTQRIERNQGIPITTGEPIVVFREAPQEASREVEGISPNRHNRFYITVEPLSEDIVDAIQLGEASMDMPELERREALQEAGMDKDTSQNVEHIHGTNVIIDDTKGIQHLNETMELVLEGFEEALNDGPLAAEPVQGSLIRLHDARLHEDAIHRGPAQVIPAVRQSLHNALIDAEIRLLEPIQDVRIDVPNEHMGAASGEVQGRRGRVDDMYQEGDLMVVEGIAPVEEMIGFSSDIRSATEGRASWNTENAGFRVMADNLQPEKITEIRERKGMKTELPEAIDYF
- a CDS encoding aldo/keto reductase, which translates into the protein MEYTTLGSTGMEVSKIALGCMSFGSQDDWMLDAEEGRELVERAIDLGVNFFDTANTYSSGESEEILGDVLAEYDRDEQVVATKVRFSGAKEHRNAEGLSRKTIEQELDASLERLGMDTVDLYQIHRWDYDTLIETTLRALDDAVRRGKVRHIGASSMWAHQFQKALHVSDREGLARFETMQNLYHLAYREEEREMYPVCDTENIGVMPWSPLGAGYLTRPHDEFTSTARGEHELDYGTPYHEGPGSEEINDRVAELAADYGVTMAQIALAWHFQNEYVDAPIVGTSSIEHLEDAVEALEINLSASDVEYLEEPYEPVEVFGHE
- a CDS encoding cryptochrome/photolyase family protein; translation: MRIHWHRRDLRVADNRGLAGDNIEAGEGPVLPAFVFDPAVLAHAGPPRVAALLEAVSELRDAYRERGSDLVVARGDPQTVLPTLADEFGAERVTWNRDYTRLGRKRDAAVREALDDAGVERAAVHDAVLHEPGTIRTNDGDPYQVFTYFWKKWRDREKSPAVDAPAPAALADVEDDTPVPTLADLSVDEPAASLPTVTSTAARERLADFCAEDIYRYEDRRDYPADGCTSRLSQHLAYGTIGIREVYEATEEAYARSDSDAERESVREFQSQLAWREFYTQVLWFNPSVVTENFKTYENPIEWRSDPEGLQAWKDGETGYPIVDAGMRQLEAEAYMHNRVRMIVASFLTKDLLIDWRKGYDWFRKRLVDHDTANDNGGWQWAASTGTDAQPYFRIFNPMTQGDRYDPDAEYIREYVPELDGVPADAIHSWHELDPGTREMHAPDYPAPIVDHAERREAALAMFEAARGED
- a CDS encoding response regulator transcription factor: MSGSEPPVVLIVEDEPDVAETYKLWLQDEYEVRMAESGSTALEMLDETVDVVLLDRMMPGLSGDEVLGRIRDSDSDCRVAMVTAVEPDFDILEMGFDSYLTKPIRSDELHDTVSNLLERSTYDDLLQEYYSLVEKQATLEATKSHAELAESEEYRELTERVDELDDDLSETLGGVEDDEDFIATLRELSNGDEH
- the sod gene encoding superoxide dismutase — translated: MSERSNPELPSLPYDYDALEPHISEQVLEWHHDTHHQGYVNGLDAAEETLAENRASGDHSTTGGALGNVTHNGSGHYLHTLFWENMSPNGGGEPEGALLERIEEDFGSYDAWKAEFEAAAGAAGGWALLVYDPVAKQLRNVAVDKHDNGALWGSHPILALDVWEHSYYYDYGPDRGSFIDAFFEVLNWEKVAEEYQKSLDHFE
- a CDS encoding RAD55 family ATPase, giving the protein MATNTDQPGTMYDLSSVLDVEALEAVRPGSSILISGPAMTGKQGLAYDVLADGVTDGQGAIIVSTGDRAETVVNEFAGRVGTDDFELGVIDCAGDQQTGESSVGNDVFTHRVNSPGDLTGIGIGITEALEALHGRGADRGRLALSSLSTMLTYTDRKTVFKFCHVLSSRLEAAEYLGLFTIDASAHDEQTLQVIKQAFDGMIEIRENDGKREARVRGLTAEPSEWVEL
- a CDS encoding UPF0058 family protein; amino-acid sequence: MHKDELLELHEEMVTIMDYFDRQESVDSELFEPYKELDVTPADVHMSKSEHKHAVFVLGNALANAMSEDEFSDAGRVGKRMKELAEDAESKL
- a CDS encoding MBL fold metallo-hydrolase, producing MISNLAEGVEGFTSNVYLVTGDRTVLVDVGNDFDVIARVREHVETIDAVVLTHTHPDHVGNLQAVTTAFDVPVFGYDLDASGVERAIADGDSVVLGDHTYTALHTPGHKDDHLCLYAAEPEILFAGDLVFENGGFGRTDLEEGDRSLLVESIRRVLETVEPGLEVMYAGHGRPVQTEPYQTIELAGQAARF
- a CDS encoding enoyl-CoA hydratase/isomerase family protein codes for the protein MSEPLEWTLEDGVATVTITDAEGRNTLTPDIVTAAHDALDSVADAACLVVAGAGETFCAGGDLEGIVAGARGELSEAAFVDRLERIDALIERLYGFPAPTVAAVDGPAFGAGGALALACDVVVASEDGSIGFGFHRVGMPVGAGVSTLLPTAVGESRAAELLYTGELLDAERAKELGLFKRVFPTGEFEERLDAFVETVASGPPEATRETGQLLTANGPQSLHTAMEAERAARRRRFGTSEHVEGAGAFIDQREPAFENE